The DNA region GGATTTGTTTAACGAGCTGCCGCTTTGTGCCATAAATTTCGAGCATTTGCATGCGGTCCCCGAGGCCATAGACCTCAGGCAGCCCATCGGTGGCTAGTAGCTCACATGCTTTGCCTAGCAAGTCGATGCCATCGTACTTGTTGGCGACTACCGTCAGATCCTTCCATGCCAACGCTATGAGCCTCAGGACGTTCAAGGACGGGCCGTGCCACCTCCTGTCGAGTAAATTAAGCACCCCTCGAGTGCGTTGTGCTTGAGATGGATCTGCGAAGAGGTAGCCCAGATAACACGAGCTAACCGCCCTCCCCTGCGTCAGCGTTCGGCCAAAAGCAGCCGTTCGTTAAACTCACTGAGACCGGTCGTTTGATCACCGAAACGAGGCGGTTTAATCGTAAGCCAACAAACCTCTCAACCACGCGCCCGTTTCAGAGTTCGGGAAGTCTAGTGCGAGCGCAGATAGCTACGCTGCAATCGCCCGGTCTTGTTTCCAGTCTCTAACCGAAGTGTTCGCTACCGAGTCTCCATTGGCCGTACGCCCTAGCTCTACAGTGATCAATCGGTCCCCTTCGAACGCTGGGCTGAGCTCAAGGCAGAGGTAGTCAAATAGGGGTTTTTCGTGCACAGCAATGATCACCTGGCGTCCATGCTGCTTGGACAGTGTCCGCAACAGCGCAGCGAACTGCGAGATGTGAACCTCGTCCATGCTTTGCACCGGGTCGTCGATGATTAACCACGGCAGCTGCGGCTTCACAGACAGGTGTAGCGCAAGGAACAGCGTTAGTGCGGCCGTGTTGAGATTCCCGGCGCTGAGCATGGCCCTTGGATTCCCGCCCCTACTACCGTCTCGGTAGTGGGTTTCCAGCTTCGCTTCGACGTCGCCCTTCGTCGCCTTGGGCAAAGCGAAGGCGGGGATGAAAGGCTCGTCCGGTGCCAGGCGAACGAAGAGGTCTCGCCATGCCGCATTCAAGGAATCGTTGAACACTTGTCCAACAACACGGGAACGCTCGACCTGAGCGAGCTTGAGAAGCTCGCGGGCTTGTTCCATCGCGCGCTCCCCCGCTTCCTTCGCCGCATTCAGGCCTCGATGAGCAGTTCTGCGCTTCTGCTGCTGTAGCTTGATGGCTTCAATATTTTTCTGCTTCAAAAGCAGTTCCCTCAGCGCCGCCTCGCCATCGCGGCGAGCCGACTCTTTTGCCGTCAACCGCGCCAGCCGAGCAGTGACTTCAGCCAAGAACCGCTGCAGCGCCGCTTGCAGAGACTCGCTGGCCCCAATGGAATCCATGCAGAGCACAGTGGCAAACCGGCCAGCAGAGTCACGAATTGCTGCCGATTGCTGATCGCCGGCGCGAGCCGATACCAGGGCTTGCGCGGCGTTGGCAGCTTGCCCAAACAGGGTTTCGCCAGCCTTGGCTTCCACTTCCAGGGCAGACAAAGCCTGCAAGGCCTGCTTAAGGGTTGCAAGCCTTTGGCCGTATTCCGCTCTCGCTTCGGCTGTGAGTACTTGTGCTTGAGCGCTACCGATATCTCTATCTCTGTCCGCGACGGCGTTCACCGTGTTCGCGCGGTCCTGCGACAACGCCGAGAGAAGGCCCGCCGACTGGGTCAGGGACGCAATCCGTGCGGTGAGATGACCCAGCAACGGCGACGATGAAACCTCACCGAAGTCCCGACTACAGACAGGGCATTCTTCCGTGTGCACATGGGGAACCAAGGCAGACAGCGCCTGCGCAAGCTGGCCTGCCTCGCGCGAATGCTGCACGATCTGCTTGTCGATCTCTTCCAGCCGCCTAGTGAGGCCTTGCCGGTCCGTCCGAAGGGTTGAAACCTGCTTTTGTGCAGCTTGATCCGTGTCCTGAACCTGCTGGCATCTCGTCACCTCAGCGGCAATGGCTCGATGGGCATAGGCGAGGGCGTATTCGGGGCGATTTTGAATGGGCGATGGCAGATCAGAGAAGTAGCCACCGAGCCTATCGAACAGCTCCGTCATGCGCTTGCCACTGGTGTCCATCCAGCCACGCAGTGCCGCGTCGGCGGCACTGGCGGCCGTTTCGACGGCCTCGCGCTTGTCGGCAGAAATGACGGATACCACCCTCTGGCTCTGCGAGATCGTGTCATTGAGCTCCCGCCTGAGCTGCGTCAGGCGTTGTAGCTCAGGTTCCTGCGACTGGTCCTTCAACAGGTCAAGTATCGCCTGTGCCGAGAGGCCGGCAACTTCTGGCCAGTGTGGTGCAAGTCGTTGACCCGCCGTCTGCGTGAGCTGCGCCGCCTGGCCCTCGGCGGCAGTGAGTTCTTCAGCCAGGCGGCTCAATTCGTCATCCAAACTCGGGAGCTGCTCGCGCATGTCCCAGAAACTTACGGCATGGCCGCGGAGCCGGCGAACGTCACCGGCATTGTGCAGGCCGTCAATGAGCGCTTCTAGCGCATCCAGCCCCAGCAACTCCTTGACGAATCGCGTCAGCGCCGAACCATTTACCGCCTTGTCCTCGTAGAACTCCAGTAGTCTCGTCAGCGTAGATTGCGCCAGGTAGCAGCGCTCCGAGAAGTGCTTGGTCAGCAGGGGACCCAGCGCCGGCTTGCCACCGAGCTCGTGGCCATGGATGTCGAAATGACCTGCCGGAAAGTCGACACCAAGCCCGTGGACGCCGATCGACACCGATGCCTTCATGGACGCCGCCTCCTTGTGGACCAGATGCTCACGAAGCCGCGGATCCAGCCGAGATAGCGACGCCAGATTGCCAGTCAGGCCAAGTTCCATTGCCGTCAATAAGCTGGTCTTACCAGCGCCATTACGGCCATGGATCAGCACAACAGGGCTATCCATCGGGATCGTGACGCTCCCACGAATACTGCGGAAGTCGGTAGCCGTGATTGACGTGATGCGCGGCGTCATATTGTCTTCTCTTTGGCTTGGACGGCAGCGGCGTCGATGATCGAGTACAGCTCCTTACTGACGGCGCCCTCCCCCAGCGATGCAATATCGATCAATTTCCTGGTGGTTTCGTCCAGGTTTTGCGCGGCGGCGTGGATGCGGGCTAGGGAGTTGCCCACCGCGGACTCAGGCTGTGGCAACGACAGAGGCAGCAGCACAGCCAGCCAGTTCTTGAGGAGTTCGTCGCCGTCGTCACCGCTGATGTTGCCGGTGGGAAGGACCCGGCAGACCCGTCCTAGAGATTCTAGCGCAGCACCACTGGGGCGTGGGCCTGTCACCACCAAGGTGAGCGACCGTGTGGAGGACGCGATGTCCAGCGCGCGCGCCACGCCGTCGACCTTGCGGATCAGCTGCGTCTCGCTCTCGCTGGCGATGTCGGCGACGAGGATGAGTTCGGCTGAGTTCTTCGCTTTCACGAACGCGGCCGGAAACTGAAACTTCAGCTCGCCAACCTGGAGTCCGTTGGCGATCCGCTGGTACCCAGCATTCTCAAGCGCCACCGTGACCCGGCCAATAGGGGTTGAATCAGTCATAGCGCGAGCTCCTGTCGGAATGCTTCATAGAGCTCGTCAGCGGTGGCGTAGGTTTGCAGCAAGGCAGATATGCTGACTTCGCGCGCTTTCGGCAGCCCAGTTCGCCCCGATGCTCCCCTCGGGGATCGTGTCATTGGTATTACCAGCTTCTGAGACTGGATCAACAGGGGGCTATCTGCCTCGATCAGGTGGCCCTCGCTCCGGAGCAGCGCGGCGCCTGCCGCGCTGGCCGTAAGGTACACCTTGGTGCGAGCCGTCGCTACACCTTTTCCGGTGACTGCCAGCACACCAGATTCCCTGTCCAGAGTCTCCGGTTCCACTGTCCAGTCATAGCGGTTCAAGCCCATCCCCACCAGGCCAAGCGCAACGGCTGCCTCGCGCAACCCGAGGGCCCCCAGGGCGGGATTGCCTGAGAGGGCCGCCACAACGTCATTCGTGATCGGCTCAAACCTGACATTGGGGCGTTCGATTTGGCCGTCGCGCAGCAACTTGCAGGCACGGCCGAACCGGTCAAGGAGAGCATCGATGAAATCGAGGTCCGGCAACGCTGCATCTGCCAGGTGGTTGCGAAGCACCGCAATGCCGTCGCAAAGGTGTTGACGTTCTGCCGGCGGAAGCAGGCCGGGCGCGAGAAGGGCCAACGCCTGCAGCTTTCTAGACCACACATCCAGCAGCAGCGCGACAAGTAACCGCTTTGCGTACGCTTGGATGCGCGCCGCCTCAAAGACCGCCTTCAGGTTTGCTGGGGTGATTTGTTCGCGGTAGACGTTCTTCAGGAGCGATCGCTGGTCCATGCCCAGCTCTTGCTCCGAGAACACGTAGCTCGGAGGAGGTTCACCAAGCTGCCACGTCAACTCGTTGGCCGCCTTATTAAAGATCCCTTGAATATTGGCGTCCTGGGCCGAGAGGCCCAGCATCAGTGTGCGCTTGCTGCCGACGATATGCGTCAATGCTGTCACGAGCCCCTGGTTGTCCGCCTGGGTGCAAAACGCGGCGACCTGATCGTGTGACGCCACCAACCATTGGCGGTACTGGCCCGGGTCACCTTGAGCTTTGACAGCACAGCCATGGAACTTGATCAGGCGGGTCTTATTGCGGGGCAGTTGAAGGTCGGCGGGACGTGCGACAACCGTCGGACTCAGCGCTACATTGCCGTCTGTCAGGGTAGACACGGCTCTCTCGATCAGCGGGTCCCAGTTGGCTGAAAGCATCTCAGGCGCTGCGCCCTCCAAACTTAAGGCCGCGAGGCAGAGATGCTCCACGTCAGGGATCATCGCAGGGTCTGCGAATGTGGCGCCGACGTCTATGACGTTCCACAAGAGATAGTCCATGTCCTCACCATCGACGGTGAGCCCGAGCAGCTTGGAATAGTTATTGACCAGGCGCTTAGCGATGGCGTCCCGATCCGGCCAAGCGGCAAAGGGCTCATCGAACTTTGAGCGCGTCAGCTCGTCCGCTGAGGCGCTGGCAAGGGTGAGAATCTCTCGCAACGTAATGGTGAACTTGCAGTTGGGATCTGCATGATCAATACGCGAGCGTACGAACTCGACGACTTTGCCGACGAGGACGAGCAGACTGGGCGCGCGTCCGAATGATATGCCGGAACCCAACCAGAATGCGTAAAGCCCGTTTGACACGCCGGCAGCGAAGGGCTCGAACGAGCCATCAAGCAGCTTGAGCGTGTCCCGCACACTGATGTCAAATGCGGCCATGAGAGACCTCCCCTATCCCTGTTTTAATCTCGTTGTAGAGCGCTTGAATGGTACTAAACGCGCGTTTAACGCGGTAGAGGTCGTTTACTAACCATGCCGCAGAAGCGCACGCGGCGGGTTACTTGGTCGATCGCATTTGCGTGTTGCTTGGCCCGAAACTTGGTCAGAGTGCACTTTTTAATGACGGCTTTGGGTTGGAAGCGGACCTCACTCAGAAGCTCTTCAGCTAACCATCGAAATACTCACGCTGCGCTGCAACGGTTGTCGGCTGAACGTTGGGCCCTGTATCAAAGATACGCACTAGGTCCTGCATTCTGCCTCGCTGGCCGAGGGTGAGCTTATGAGCCTCCGCCCCACCTCCCATATCCCTGGCCATGCCTGATGGGAACACATTGAGGCCCGCCCCATAGCAGTTGGCAGTATCCTCTCTTCCGCTAAGGTCTGACGGACTGCACGGTCGATCCCCAATCAGGCATACACCCTCGTAGTCGAGCTGCACGAGGCAAATATCATCGTCCGAGTCTTATCGAGGATAGCCTTGCCGCCTCGAGCGCCATCTTGGATCCCGAGTTTAATCCGTTCCATCTCCTCCCCTTTTTGGTCCGCTAAGGGTCGAAGACGGACCTATCCTGACTTTGGCAGGTGATCTGTTCATACCCCCCGATAACCAGCCCTAATCGAACTGCAGCAATCAGTATTTAGTGACGCGAGTTTGGTGCTGGCCTAAGGGTTCCATCGCTCAGGATTCAATTGTCCCAAGTTTTTACAGGTTACCCGCGTCACTTAAGCCACGCCATGCCGTCGCGTTCGAGCTCTTTGCGCAGGCGTCCAAGCCGATGGACGGCGACCAAGTGACACCTCGCTGCAGCGTCCCGGGATCAGTCTCCTGCATCACCCACGAAATGCCGCTCGGGGCCAGTTACTCCGGAAAATCAGGCAAGGTCAGAGGGGCAGTGATCCACACCGCTCCCTGACGCCACGATGGAGTACCGTCTTGGCGCGCCGCTTCCCATGGGCTGTCTCGCCACGGCGGAGTGTCTTCGCGGCGTACCCGATACAGCGACACAGTCCCCGGACCTTGCCGGAGAAATTGACCGACTACCATACTCATTCCGCTCTCCAGGTGGCTCGAGCAGTGCAAATCAACGCGTGCGCTTCGTAGTCACCGCGCCGTCACCGGTACGGCCACGGTAGGCATCCGAATAGATGCCATTCCATGGTTACGGAGGGCTCATGCTGCCTCCATCAGGGCAATGCTCGCATCGCCAAGGGATCGGATCGCCCCGGCCTGCTCAGTTAAAAGTGCCCCGGAACTCGTCGGCGGCATCCGAGCGGGTGTTGAATTTGACCATCACCCCGCCCGGCGCGCGCAGGAAGAAGCGCGATCCGCGATCATTGTTGAAGATCTCGGTTTCGGCATCGAAACCATTAGCGGCCAGCTGGTCGCGTATCGTCGATGCCGCGGGCGAACGCGGCGAAACCGACGAAGTGCGTCTGCGCGTTGCGCGCGCTGTCTACGGCTATCTGGGGTTGACGCAGGCGAGGTAGCGCGGCCAGGCAATGGATGACGTGTCCCTCATCAGTGCGGTCAAAAACGAAGTCGCTCATCTTCAGCAACGCTCGACCCTACTCCACGTTGTCACCGGCACACGCCGCACTTAATCTCCCGCCACGACCCCAACATCACGTGTGGAAAGCGATGAATCGTGGCTCCAGGATATCCCTTGCTCTCTGCATCGCGCTCACCAGCGCCGCTCACGCCCAGTCGCTTCCGCCGGATCCCCAGATTGTCAGGACATTGCGTCACAACGACGAGCTGCTTCTCGAAGCTATCCACCGTGGCGATCGGGAGACATGGCGCCGGTTGACGACGTCCGACTTCATGTACGTCGAAGAGGGTCACGTCTTGCGTCGCGCCGAGTTCCTGAGTGAGCTCGCCGAAGATGGCTACAAGGCGCTGATCATCGTGGATTACGAAGCCCAGCAGATCGGCGATACGGTGCAGGTCTTCCATCGCGACGATGTTCCACAGAGGGCGGGCAAGCAGTCGACGAAGGACTCGCATCTGTTGATGACCGAGACCTGGCAACGCGTCGACGGAGAATGGCGGCTGCGCCTCGTGCATACCGATCGGATACGCCGGAATCCTCCGGCAATCGCGCTTAACCCGCAGGATATCGATCCATGGGTCGGGACGTATCGGAACGGCGACGCGACATACCGGATTGAACGGCATGGCCTGAAAATCTCAGGGCAACGCTCCGGCAAGCAACCCGAGATCCTCGAGGCCGAAGCCCGCGACGTGCTGTTCCAGCCAGACAACCTCTACGTCCGAAAGGTCGTGCAACGTGATGCAGGAGGTAAGGTCACCGGCTTCGTGGACCGTGACGAGAATTCCGATCGGCTCTGGACGCGCGTCGACCGGTAATCTTCGTGAGGCCTCCGGCGCGCTAGACACCTTCGGACAGCATCCCGCGCAGTTCGGCCCGTCGCCGCTCCAGTTCTGCGATCTGGCGCTCGATGGAAGCGAGCCGCCGGCGTTGCACGTCACTGGTTTCCGGACAGGCCGCGGCACCTTCGATCATGCGCATGCAGTCCGGAAATCCGCGAATCTCGGCCAGACTGAATCCCGCGGCGATCAGGCGCTGGATCTGCCGGACCTGGGTCACGGCAGCCCGGGAAAACAGGCGGTAGCCATTCAGCGCACGAGCGGAGGTCAGGAGCCCGTTGTCATCGTAATGTCGGATCGAACGCAAGCTTGCGCCGCTTTCCTTCGCGAGCGCGCCGATGGTCATTTCTGCCGGTGGCTTAGACATGGAAGGCGACACCGTTTTTCGCTTGACAGTCACATCAGTGTGAGGGTTCAGACTGAGCTTGTCCAACCGACCCAGGAGTCATCATTTATGTGTCTGTCGAGGTTCTATCGCGCGTTCGGTGCGCTGCTGATCGTCTTTGCGATGCTGGCGGGGTCGCCGGCGGCGCATGCGGAAAACAAGGCGTACACCGTCGCCGCCTCCGATGGCGTCGTGCTCGCCGTGCAGGAAACCGGCGATCCTGCCGGTCCTCCGGTCGTCCTGATCCATGGCCTGCTCGGAAGCCGGCTCAACTGGGAAAAGCAGTTGCAGGATCCTCGCATGCGCCATTACCGGCTGATCACGTATGACCTGCGTGGGCATGGCCTGTCCGGCAAGCCCACGGATCCCGACGCCTACCGCGATGGACGGCGCTGGGCCGATGATCTGGCTGCGGTCATCGAAACGACAGGAGCACATAAGCCCGTGCTCGTAGGATGGTCGTTAGGCGGTGCGGTCATCTCGAATTATCTGGCGACCCATGGCGACGGCGACGTCGCCGGCGCGGTCTATGTCGACGGCGTGATCGAGTTGAAGCCCGACCAGATCACGGCCCACCCGGAGGTTTATCGCGACATGACCTCCACCGACCTGAAGACCCGCCTGGACGGGGAACGCGCATTCCTCAGGTTGTGCTTCCACGAAGAACCGGACGCGACCACGTTCTCGCGCCTGTTGGCGAATGCGGCGCTCGCTTCCTGGGAGATGCAGCGGGCCGTGCCATCGATGACGGTCGATGCGGCCGAAGGACTGAGGAAGGCAAAGATCCCGCTGCTGCTCATCTATGGCGAACACGATGCCCTGGTCATGCCGGGGCCGAGCATCGCGAGGGCGAAAGCCATCAACCCGCGGATTCAGAGCAAGCTCTACGCCGCATCCGGCCACGCACCGTTCCTTGAGGAGCCCGAGCGCTTCAATCGCGATCTGTCGGCCTTTGTTCGCGCGGTCACACTGCCTCGCGCGCAGACCCAGGGGCACAACTGATGCCGGACCGCGGCTCCGGCATCACCAGCCCGGCAGATCAGAAGGACGAGCGCCGTCACAACGACCACCCTGCCCGGTAATCCCGCCGCAGGAACTGATTCGCGTCCGCTATATTGGCGACCCGCATATTCTGCGCATCGTATTCGATGCGCCCACCCGCTCGCAGCGACACGACGCCCAGCAACATCACTTCCGTCAGCCGCGCGGCGTATTCGAAAGGCGACGTCGTCTCCCCCTTGCCCTTGCAGGCGTCCACCCAGTTCATTTCGTGCGAGGTTTCGATGCGGGCGAATTTCCGCGGCGGGGTACCCACCGACTCCTGCAGCGAGTGCGGTAGCAGGCGCGGATTGTCGCCGTAGGTTTCGTGCACCAGCTTGCCCTTGTCACCCACGTACAGCACGCCACCATCGTGCATCTGCCCTGCCCCCAGCGCCTCCAGTCCCGGCGGCAGGAGCGCACCGTCGTACCACGTGAGCCGGACGGGCGGCTTGTCGCCGCGAGCCGGGAAGTCGTAGTACGTCATCGTCGCGGTGGGGTACGACTCGTGGTTGAAAGGAGTCGAGACCGTTTCCACCGAGGTCGGGAAGCCGAGGTCGAGCGACCAGAACGGCGAATCGATCAGGTGCGCGCCCATGTCGCCGATCGCACCCACGCCCCAGTCCGTCCAGCCGCGCCAGTTGAATGGGTGATAGAGCGGGTGGTACTCGATGACAGGGCCCGGGCCCAGAAACAGGTCCCACTCCAGACCTTTCGGCATGGGATAGTTGCCGGCCATGGCATTGGCAAGGCGGCTGTTCACCGCATCCATGTCCCAGCTTGCGTCGTCGGGCTTCGGTACGGCGCGCGGACGTGGCACGCCCTGAGGCCAGTAGCCGAGCGGCCGGTTCGTCCATGCGTGCACCTCGCGCACCTCGCCGATCGCGCCGGCGTCGATGTATTCGTGGATCAGGCGGGTGTCGTCGGTGGAATGGCCCTGGTTGCCCATCTGCGTGACGATCTTCGGGTTTTCCCGTGCTTTGCGCGCCATTTCGCGGGCTTCGAAGATGGACCAGGTGAGCGGCTTCTGTACGTAGACGTGTTTGCCCAGGCTCATGGCCGCGCTGGCGATCACCGCGTGCAGGTGATCGGGTGTGGCGATGACCACCGCATCGATATCCTTCTGCTGCTCGAGCATCTTGCGGTAATCGGTGTAGCGCTTGATGGAATCGAACTTGCCGGACAGCAGCTTCGTCTGCGCGATCCGGTCCTCCAGTTCCTTGCGCTTGGCAGCGGTCGGCGCCCTGGCAAGCCGGGCCTGGAGTTCGCCCACCCCGGCGAACATCTTGCGGAAGGATGTATCCGTATAGCCCCAGTCGACGTCGCACAGGGCGACGATGTTTTCGCCGGCCAGGGCGCGCATGTTGGCGGCGCCCATCCCACCGACGCCGATGCCAGCGATATTCAGCCGGTCGCTGGGTGCGGTATGGCGAGGACCGCCGAGGACATGGCGGGGCAGGATCAGCAGCCCGGTCGCCGCCATGGCCGTGCCGGCGATGAAGCTGCGGCGCGACGTGTTGACGTTGCCCGCATGGCCCGCGCTCGTCTCGGAGGTGCGGGTGGGCTGCGCTTTCTCGATCTTTGGTTCGTCAGTCATGGAGAATGATCGCCTCTTGCAGTGCAACGATTACCGGTCCCGACGAGGACCCGTGGAGCCACGGACAACCAGATCGGCTGACAGCACGCGCTTGCGCGGAGGCACCTGGGGATCGTTGAGGATTTCGATGAGCATGGTCATGGCTTCGCGGCCCAGCGCGTTCTTCGGCTGGGACACGGTGGTCAGCGGAGGTGACGTGTAGCGGGAGAAACGTATGTCGTCGAAACCGACGACCGAGACGTCTTCCGGAATGCGCAGGCCCGCGGCGGTCAGGGCGCGCATCGCGCCGATGGCCATTTCGTCATTCGAGCAGAACACGGCGCTGAAGGACCGGCCCTGCGACAGGAACATCTCGACGGCGCGCTCCCCCGCTTCGATGGAGAAGTCGCCGACGGCCGTCAGCGCCGGATCCGCAACGATCTTCGCCCGCTTAAGGGCGAGATGGTAGCCCTCTTCGCGGTCGACGCAGATGGGGCTGGAGCCGGGGCCGGCGATGAACGCGATATCGCGATGGCCCAGTGTCACGAGGTACTCGACGGCCGCGGCGGCCGCGCCGGCGTTGTCCACATAGACGCTCGAAATAGCGCTGTCCTTGACGTACTCGCAAGCATTGACGAGCGGCAGGCGGCCGTCCATCGGAATGGCCGGCACGCGATGGAACATGGTGATGATGCCGTCCGCCTGGCGCGCCGCGACCATGTCGGCATACGCCTGTTCCCGCACCAGGCTGCTCTGCGTCTCGCCCAGGAGGACGGAGTAACCCTTTTCGTACGCCACCTGCTCGATGCCTCGGATCACTTCCGAGAAGAACGGGTTGGCGATGTCCGGGAGCAACGCGATGATCAGGCGTGTCCGGGCCGTGCGCAGATTGCGCGCAAGAGCGTTCGGTGTATAGCCGAGCCGCCTGACCACCTCGTGGATGCGCAGCCTCGTCTCTTCGCTGACCAACTCGGGACGCTGTAGCGCGCGAGAGACAGTTGCAACGGAAACTTCCGCAATGGCCGCGATCTCCTTCACCGTACGCACGCGTGCAGGACGCGGCGCAACATCGGCGAGCGCCTCCTTGGCCGGAGCGGCCCGTTTCCCTTTCCGCTTTGTTTCGTCGGCACTCACGCGCTGATCATCCTTCTGCACAGCCTTTTCGAACTGGCCAGCAAGCGCTGACCGCACTGCAAATATGCTGCGCCGCAATGTAATGGATTACATAAAATCGTTGCAGGTCGCTTCGTACGTCTGATACATATCTTGGCATGTTCAGGGCGCGGTGCCACCACCCGACGCGGTGAATATGGGAAATCCATGCAGGTCGCACTCATTTCGTACCGCATGGCATCGAATGTAATCGAATACATTTCGGCGGCATAAGACCGTCGGGGGGAAACATGGCAAGCCAGTCGCTATCGACAAGCGCCAGGACGACCGATCGATGAGTCTCGGCATGGGGCTCGTCGGCCCAGGCTTCATCGCAGCCCATCACCTGGACGCCGTGCGTCGGCTGGGGGATGTCGACATCGTCGGCATTGCCGGCTCCCGTCTCGAATCCACGACGAAACGGGCACGTGAGTTGAATGCCGGCAAGGCGTACGCGGATTATCGCGAATTGCTTGCCGACCCTGCCGTTCAGGTCGTGCACAACACGACGCCGAACCACCTGCACCGCGAGGTTTCTCTGGCGGCCTTGCGCGCTGGCAAGCACGTCATTTCCGACAAGCCGCTGGCCGCGACGATGCAGGAGGCACGGGAGCTTTACGAAGCCGCGCGCGAGGCGAACCTCGCCCACGTCGTCACCTTCAACTATCGCGGCTATCCCCTCGTGCAGCAGGCGCGTGCCATGGTCGCCGATAAGGCGATCGGCAAGCCTGTCTTCGTGCATGGGTGCTACCTGCAGGACTGGCTCACCGACGAACGTGCGTATAGCTGGCGGCTGGACCCCAGGCTCGGCGGGGCCAGCTCCGCTCTGGGCGATATCGGGTCGCACTGGTGCGACCTGGCCGAACATGTGACCGGCGCGCGGATCACCGCCGTGCTGGCCGACCTGCACACGGTCGTGCCGGTACGTGAGGCGCCGGATGCTTCGGCAAAAGCCTTTTCCGGATCGGCGACGCGCTCCGGCAAGCGACGCAAGATCACCAGCGAAGACCTCGCCAGTGTGCTGCTGCGCTTCGATAACGGCGCACGCGGCTGCGTCACCGTGGGCCAGGTGCTGCCGGGTCACAAGAACGATCTGCGTCTCGAGGTGAACGGGCGCGAAGGCTCGCTGGCGTGGCGGCAGGAACAGCCCAACGAACTGTGGCTGGGTCATCACGACAAGGCCAACCAGGTGCTCACGCGCGATCCCGCCTTGATGGAGCCCGGCGCGCGTGCGTACGCCCACTTGCCGGCGGGCCATCCCGAAGCCTGGGCGGATGCGTTCCGCAATGTGATCGCGGATGCCTACGCATGGATCCGCGCCGGCGCCACGGCCAAGGCGAAACCCCTTGCGCTGCCGACGTTCGCCGACGGCTACCGAAACAGCCTCATCGTGGACGCCATGCTCAGAAGCCATGCCGCCGGCGGCGCGTGGCAGCCCGTTGAAGATCCACTCGCCCCCACACGACCCACGAGGAAACGCGGATGAAATGGCGCCTTAGAGTGATGATGCTTTTCGAGTTCGGAATCTGGGGTGCGTGGTACGTCACCGTCGGCACCTGGCTCGGTAAGACGTTGCATTTCACCGGCACGGAAATCGGTGCTGTCGCCGGGACCACCGCCGTCGGCGCGATCATTTCACCGCTGTTCGTCGGTCTGCTCGCCGATCGCCTGTTCGATACGCGGCGGGTGCTGACACTGCTGCATCTGCTCGGTGCCGTCCTGTTGGTGGTTGCCGCGCAGCAGACGACGTTCGCGATGGTCTACGCGCCGCTGCTTGCCTACAGCCTGTGCTACATGCCGACGCTGGCCCTCACGGCGTCGCTGGCCATGCGCCACATCGCGAGTCCGCAGGAGGAATTCGGCGCCATTCGCGTGTTCGGCAGTATCGGCTGGATCGTGGTCGGCCTGGTGGTCGGCGCATGGGGCGTGGAAGCCACGGCATCTCCCCTGCTCCTGGCTGCCG from Luteibacter mycovicinus includes:
- a CDS encoding AAA family ATPase translates to MTPRITSITATDFRSIRGSVTIPMDSPVVLIHGRNGAGKTSLLTAMELGLTGNLASLSRLDPRLREHLVHKEAASMKASVSIGVHGLGVDFPAGHFDIHGHELGGKPALGPLLTKHFSERCYLAQSTLTRLLEFYEDKAVNGSALTRFVKELLGLDALEALIDGLHNAGDVRRLRGHAVSFWDMREQLPSLDDELSRLAEELTAAEGQAAQLTQTAGQRLAPHWPEVAGLSAQAILDLLKDQSQEPELQRLTQLRRELNDTISQSQRVVSVISADKREAVETAASAADAALRGWMDTSGKRMTELFDRLGGYFSDLPSPIQNRPEYALAYAHRAIAAEVTRCQQVQDTDQAAQKQVSTLRTDRQGLTRRLEEIDKQIVQHSREAGQLAQALSALVPHVHTEECPVCSRDFGEVSSSPLLGHLTARIASLTQSAGLLSALSQDRANTVNAVADRDRDIGSAQAQVLTAEARAEYGQRLATLKQALQALSALEVEAKAGETLFGQAANAAQALVSARAGDQQSAAIRDSAGRFATVLCMDSIGASESLQAALQRFLAEVTARLARLTAKESARRDGEAALRELLLKQKNIEAIKLQQQKRRTAHRGLNAAKEAGERAMEQARELLKLAQVERSRVVGQVFNDSLNAAWRDLFVRLAPDEPFIPAFALPKATKGDVEAKLETHYRDGSRGGNPRAMLSAGNLNTAALTLFLALHLSVKPQLPWLIIDDPVQSMDEVHISQFAALLRTLSKQHGRQVIIAVHEKPLFDYLCLELSPAFEGDRLITVELGRTANGDSVANTSVRDWKQDRAIAA
- a CDS encoding MerR family transcriptional regulator encodes the protein MTIGALAKESGASLRSIRHYDDNGLLTSARALNGYRLFSRAAVTQVRQIQRLIAAGFSLAEIRGFPDCMRMIEGAAACPETSDVQRRRLASIERQIAELERRRAELRGMLSEGV
- a CDS encoding alpha/beta fold hydrolase is translated as MCLSRFYRAFGALLIVFAMLAGSPAAHAENKAYTVAASDGVVLAVQETGDPAGPPVVLIHGLLGSRLNWEKQLQDPRMRHYRLITYDLRGHGLSGKPTDPDAYRDGRRWADDLAAVIETTGAHKPVLVGWSLGGAVISNYLATHGDGDVAGAVYVDGVIELKPDQITAHPEVYRDMTSTDLKTRLDGERAFLRLCFHEEPDATTFSRLLANAALASWEMQRAVPSMTVDAAEGLRKAKIPLLLIYGEHDALVMPGPSIARAKAINPRIQSKLYAASGHAPFLEEPERFNRDLSAFVRAVTLPRAQTQGHN
- a CDS encoding SIR2 family protein; this encodes MAAFDISVRDTLKLLDGSFEPFAAGVSNGLYAFWLGSGISFGRAPSLLVLVGKVVEFVRSRIDHADPNCKFTITLREILTLASASADELTRSKFDEPFAAWPDRDAIAKRLVNNYSKLLGLTVDGEDMDYLLWNVIDVGATFADPAMIPDVEHLCLAALSLEGAAPEMLSANWDPLIERAVSTLTDGNVALSPTVVARPADLQLPRNKTRLIKFHGCAVKAQGDPGQYRQWLVASHDQVAAFCTQADNQGLVTALTHIVGSKRTLMLGLSAQDANIQGIFNKAANELTWQLGEPPPSYVFSEQELGMDQRSLLKNVYREQITPANLKAVFEAARIQAYAKRLLVALLLDVWSRKLQALALLAPGLLPPAERQHLCDGIAVLRNHLADAALPDLDFIDALLDRFGRACKLLRDGQIERPNVRFEPITNDVVAALSGNPALGALGLREAAVALGLVGMGLNRYDWTVEPETLDRESGVLAVTGKGVATARTKVYLTASAAGAALLRSEGHLIEADSPLLIQSQKLVIPMTRSPRGASGRTGLPKAREVSISALLQTYATADELYEAFRQELAL
- a CDS encoding nuclear transport factor 2 family protein; this encodes MWKAMNRGSRISLALCIALTSAAHAQSLPPDPQIVRTLRHNDELLLEAIHRGDRETWRRLTTSDFMYVEEGHVLRRAEFLSELAEDGYKALIIVDYEAQQIGDTVQVFHRDDVPQRAGKQSTKDSHLLMTETWQRVDGEWRLRLVHTDRIRRNPPAIALNPQDIDPWVGTYRNGDATYRIERHGLKISGQRSGKQPEILEAEARDVLFQPDNLYVRKVVQRDAGGKVTGFVDRDENSDRLWTRVDR